The Paenibacillus polymyxa M1 DNA segment GGGGAATTTTTCTATGAATATTTCAGCGACTTCCAGCAATTCTATATCTATTGCAAGTACTTCATCTTCATCCAGTGCCAACAATACAGCCAGTCTGGAAAAGCAAAAAGCTCAGCTTGAAGCAGAGTACAACAAGGTACAACAAAGCAAAGATAATAAAGATACAAAAGAAACAAAAATGAAGCAGCTTCAGCAGCAAATTAAACAAATTGAAGCCCAGATTGCACAGCAAAGTTCTCAATCCAGCAGCACGTCAACACCAAAAATGGAAAAGTCCGCTCCAAGCAATATGGAAATGACTCGCGCCAGCAGCTCGAATGGCAGTGATATTACTGGGGTTGGAAAATCACTGGATATTTCTATCTGATCATCCCATCTCTTCTTCTGTAAGCCTGACGATGATACAAAAGACAGCAGGCTCTCTGTTTCATAGGGAGCCTGCTTTTTTGCGTTTACGTCGGGTTAAAATGAATCATGTGACTAAACTTAGAAAAGTATATACAATAAATAACAGTGGGAAGATGAAAGGTTTCTAACTTTAGTATTTTATAGATTGAATCAGTAGTGTTAGTATACATTCTAAATTGGAGGATTTAAGCCATGACGCTGGAACCTCAAATGAGTCGAAGTAGTAAGGATGAAGCTCGTTTCGTCAGAAACAAGTTGATTGAGTTTAATGCAACACACGTCCCAGTAGATATTCAAACCCAATATGAAGAGATTAATCTTACGCTCAAAAATGGAGAAGGTCAGGTCATCGGCGGTCTTCTAAGTGTACTATGTTGGAACTGGGTGGAGGTTGATATTTTGTGGGTAGATCAGGTCCATAGAGGAAAGGGCTACGGTTCGCAATTGCTTGATGAAATCGAACAAATGGCTAGAGATAAAGGATGTAATTTTATACAACTAAATACCTTTTCTTTTCAAGCGCCTGAATTCTATGAGAAACATGGGTATGAAGTAGTCGGTGTCATTGAGGAGGCTCCTAGAGGCTTTAAACACTATTATTATAAGAAAAATATCTACTGAGGACTCCGAATATGCGCGTACAGATCAAGGAAGTAAATAAAGATGAAAAGATCATCATTCGTAGTATTGGCGAGGAAAAAGTATACGGCTACTGGACATCTTTTTGGTGTGAACTGACCTCGGGATATGCGTATGTTGTTCCGTATAAACAAAGCTTGGACAAGTTAATTCCTGGCTGTGTCATTTCGGTTGAGATTTCTCAATCCAGTATAGAAGGGTTCAGAAGACTGAGGCCTACTGAAAAGACAGGCGTTGTTCGCCCTCAACCAAAGCTAGGCGACTATTGGATTCAAGGAATGATACAACAAGTGATGCAAGGCGAAGCAGGCGGGATAGAATGTCTGGAGATTGTTGTAGGAGATGCTACGTTTGTTTTAGATTCGGAAGAAATGAATGGTGATATCCACGTTAAAGCAGGCGATGGTGTCTCCTTTGAAATTATAGGTATGCAGTTGTTTGAAGAGGGACTGTGATTGTTCTGATTGGAATACTATATTTAACCAATTACAATATGTCGGTGAGAAAGTCAAAAGCTAGATCATAGAGAATCGCGAATAAAGAAAGGTATGATTGGATTGGCTACAGAAGTGACACACAAAATATATACCATGTGCATGATTCAAGACGGAACCAAGGTATTGCTTATGAATAGACCCAATCGAAAGGGGTTTCCAGGTTATATTGCTCCAGGAGGAAAAGTAGAGTTCCCAGAGAGCATTGTGAACGGAGCCATTCGCGAAGTAAAGGAGGAAACGGGCTTAACGGTTACGGAAATTGTATTTAAAGGAATCGACGAATATTGTGATCCAAATCAAGGGCTGAGATATATGGTCTTTAACTATTTGGCTACAGCAACGGAAGGTGAACTATTAAAGAATCCCCCTGAGGGAGATCTGCTGTGGGTGGATATGAAGGAAGCACTAAATTTGCCGATGCAGGATTGGTTTAAGCGGAGATTCCCATTGTTTTTCGAGCCGGGGACGTTTGAGGTTAGTTCTGTGTGGCTTGCGGAGACGGATGAAACTCTGGAAGCAACGACTAAGAACTATGGGGTGTAGAGATGACGACCATTAGTAGATATATGGAGCGCTTAAAGAGGAGGTCGTGAGTGGGATGCAGACCGTAAGATTGGTTGAGCCGGATCGGCGCTGGAAGGATACTTATCTTTCATTTTATGAGGAATGGAAAAAAAGCCAGGAGCAAATGGTGCCTTGGGTGATTTCTATAGAACCGTATGATTTTGAAGGTATGCTGACGTTTTTAAATCAACAGAAAAATGGAATTGGCTTGTCTGAAGGCTGGGTTAAAAGTTCGACATACTGGCTGATGGATGCAGATGACCAGGTCGTCGGAGCAGTGAATATCCGTCATGATCTTAATGAGCATTTGTTAAATGCTGGCGGTCATATCGGTTATGGTATCCGTCCTTCTGCACGAGGGAACAGGTACGCTGTGACTATGCTGAGTCTGGCATTGGGCAAAGCAAAAGAGTTGGGTGTTTCCAGAGCCCTCGTCGTATGCGACTCCGATAATATCAGTTCCAAAAGAACGATTCTGCGAAACGGCGGAACACCAGACAAGTATTACATAGAGGAAGATGGAAACCGTGTAAACCGGTTTTGGATCGAGCTGTAAGTGAGGGAGGGGAACACAAAAGCTCATGAAAATATGGCCTGAATATGCACAAAATATTATTGTCGGTGTCGTTTTTCAGGGACAATGGAATTGGTATGTGACGGAAAGAGAGTATTGGTTTTTGAATACCGAGATGGAGGAACGGTTTGGTATCGCTATTTTGGATGAGACTACAGCGGGAGCATTTTTGGAACACATCTGTGAATATAAGGTGGCTACGGGAGAACTCACTACAATGCTCCAGATGCTAGATGATGCAATCCAGCATAAGGATGAAGTGTTGGAATTCTGTCCTGCTTTATATGTTGATTTTGACCAGAAAATTCTCTACTCACTATTTCCAGAGCCAGCTTCTTTTGAACACTATGTCCCGGTGGGCTGGAAAGGGGAATATCAGAACTTTTTGGAAGAGGTCCCTCCTGCTGAACAATATTGGATAATCCACGGAAGTGACTTTTTCAAAAAATACAGCTGAAAAGATGAAGGAGGAAATGAACATATGAATTCTTCCATGCATGAATTTACGATCATATCCAAGCACAGAATGTACGATCAATACTTGGTTAAGCTGCGGATTAACAAAAGCAATAGCCAGATAACTGTATAAAATGTAGTTCCAAAATCACAAAAACCTCTGTCACAGATATGTTTTTATTTCTTAATTGATATTGATAATTATTATCACTTATAATAGAAGCAGACATATTAAGTTATGATAGGGAGAGTTGCAGAGTGACAGAGTCCTTGGAATTATATGATGTAACGATCATCGGCGGCGGTCCTGCCGGTATGTATACCGCGTTTTACAGTGGAATGAGAGATATGAAAACCAAGCTGATCGAAGCCAAGCATGAGCTAGGCGGACGGATGCGCATATACCCTGAGAAGATGATATGGGATGTTGGAGGCGTTACCCCGATTTTATGTGAAAAGCTGATCGACCAGCTGGAGCAGCAGGCAAAAACGTTCGAGCCTACCATTGTACTGGGGCAACAGATTACGGGTTTGGATCGGCAAGAAGATGGTACGTTCCTGCTGACTTCTGCCACAGGGGAACAGCATTGGACGCGTACGATCGTTCTGGCCGTAGGCTATGGTATTCTCAAAATGGCTAAACTGGAGATTGAAGGCGCTGACCGTTACGAGGTTACAAATCTGCATTATACCGTACAAGAGCTGGAGCCGTTCCGGGACAAGCACGTCCTGATTTCCGGTGGAGGCAACTCGGCGGTAGATTGGGCGAATGAGCTGGAATCTATTGCGGCGAGTGTAACAGTTGTACATCGTCGGGATCATTTTGGCGGACATGAGAAAAATGTAGCCCGTATGAAATCCTCTTCGGTTCGTGTTCTCACACCTTACGCGGTAGGTCAGTTACATAGCAACAACGGAGAGACGATTGAGCAGGTGACGATCAATCATGTAGATACGGGCGAAACAGAGATACTGAATGTTGATGCAGTTATCGTAAATCATGGTCTAAAATCCGATTTCGGTCCTCTGCGAGATTGGGGACTGGATATGGGAGAGTGGCATGCCCGCGTGAGCGACAAGCTGGAAACGAATCTACCGGGGATTTTTGCTGCAGGCGATTTTGTCGAGTACGGAAGCAAGCTGTATCTGATTGCAGGTACGTTCACAGACGCCGCCCTTGCCCTCAACAGCGCCAAGCTGTACATTGATCCGACAGCTGACAAAGCGGCATATGTATCTTCTCATAACAGCCGATTCAAGGAAAAAAACCGCGAGCTTGGTGTCTTGGAGTAAGATAAGGGAATCAGTGTTTAATAAAGAACTTCCGTTAACTACAGCTGATGTGGTTGAGGAGGTTCTTTTTTTGCATAGTTAAGGACTTCTCGACCTAATGTTGGATGCCACACACATATAGAATAAAATGAAGAAAGCCTGTCTTTTTCGGGACTTAAATAGTAGATTTGGAGTAGAAAAGATTAGGAGTGTGAAAAAATGAGCTTACGAGAGGTGTTTGAGCGTCTAGCGATTTATCTGCCTGACGATACGCTGGAAGCTTTACTGATCCATAGTAAGAAGCAGAAAGGGCACAAGGTTCAGCTACGATTACTGAGTGAACAGGAGCTTGCTGAGAGTACTGAGTGGATGGCGCAGATCGAGGTGTTCAAACATATCGTCCCTCTATGGACGGATGATCATTCTAATTATGTAGGCCTATATGTAGAAGGACCGTTGGCATATAAATTATGTTATATAAATCACGAGGAAACAGATTTGTCACCGATATACCGAAGTGCGGCTTCGTTGATTGCAGAGTTGGAGCAAAAACCGGAGCTCGATTGGGAAGAGCTGCATAAGGATTACCCGTCTAACGAGAACATAAGCACCGAACAACTAGCAGAAGATATTCGCTGTATGCATGAATTACAGGCTATACTGGAAAAGGATTCATCTATGGAGGATGACGTGAGGTGTCAGCTTCTTTACAGCTTAATGGCGATTACTCCTGTCAGTGAGGTGGATTCATTGCTTTCCTATGTGGATGATGAAGATATGTATGTACAGGAACGTGCATGTATTCTTTTGGGATATCATGGGTATGAACCAGCGACCGAAATATTAAAAGAAGTAGTGAAGCATGGAAGCCCAAATGGGAAGCTGGCAGCCCGTAAGGCGCTCTCGATGATTCGCACTAAGCAAATGGACAAGCATATAAAAAATAAACCAACCTCTCACATAGTAAATATAGACGGGATTGAAAGGTGACTTATGAACAGACGAACAGAGCAACAGGAAGCGATAAGGGTAAATATCATTCAAAAGGCAGAGCCGTATGTACAGCAACAGTTGGAGCATGACCACAGTGGTCACGATTGGTG contains these protein-coding regions:
- a CDS encoding GNAT family N-acetyltransferase, producing the protein MTLEPQMSRSSKDEARFVRNKLIEFNATHVPVDIQTQYEEINLTLKNGEGQVIGGLLSVLCWNWVEVDILWVDQVHRGKGYGSQLLDEIEQMARDKGCNFIQLNTFSFQAPEFYEKHGYEVVGVIEEAPRGFKHYYYKKNIY
- a CDS encoding NAD(P)/FAD-dependent oxidoreductase; protein product: MTESLELYDVTIIGGGPAGMYTAFYSGMRDMKTKLIEAKHELGGRMRIYPEKMIWDVGGVTPILCEKLIDQLEQQAKTFEPTIVLGQQITGLDRQEDGTFLLTSATGEQHWTRTIVLAVGYGILKMAKLEIEGADRYEVTNLHYTVQELEPFRDKHVLISGGGNSAVDWANELESIAASVTVVHRRDHFGGHEKNVARMKSSSVRVLTPYAVGQLHSNNGETIEQVTINHVDTGETEILNVDAVIVNHGLKSDFGPLRDWGLDMGEWHARVSDKLETNLPGIFAAGDFVEYGSKLYLIAGTFTDAALALNSAKLYIDPTADKAAYVSSHNSRFKEKNRELGVLE
- a CDS encoding 8-oxo-dGTP diphosphatase; the encoded protein is MIGLATEVTHKIYTMCMIQDGTKVLLMNRPNRKGFPGYIAPGGKVEFPESIVNGAIREVKEETGLTVTEIVFKGIDEYCDPNQGLRYMVFNYLATATEGELLKNPPEGDLLWVDMKEALNLPMQDWFKRRFPLFFEPGTFEVSSVWLAETDETLEATTKNYGV
- a CDS encoding HEAT repeat domain-containing protein — protein: MSLREVFERLAIYLPDDTLEALLIHSKKQKGHKVQLRLLSEQELAESTEWMAQIEVFKHIVPLWTDDHSNYVGLYVEGPLAYKLCYINHEETDLSPIYRSAASLIAELEQKPELDWEELHKDYPSNENISTEQLAEDIRCMHELQAILEKDSSMEDDVRCQLLYSLMAITPVSEVDSLLSYVDDEDMYVQERACILLGYHGYEPATEILKEVVKHGSPNGKLAARKALSMIRTKQMDKHIKNKPTSHIVNIDGIER
- a CDS encoding FlxA-like family protein, which gives rise to MNISATSSNSISIASTSSSSSANNTASLEKQKAQLEAEYNKVQQSKDNKDTKETKMKQLQQQIKQIEAQIAQQSSQSSSTSTPKMEKSAPSNMEMTRASSSNGSDITGVGKSLDISI
- a CDS encoding GNAT family N-acetyltransferase, which encodes MQTVRLVEPDRRWKDTYLSFYEEWKKSQEQMVPWVISIEPYDFEGMLTFLNQQKNGIGLSEGWVKSSTYWLMDADDQVVGAVNIRHDLNEHLLNAGGHIGYGIRPSARGNRYAVTMLSLALGKAKELGVSRALVVCDSDNISSKRTILRNGGTPDKYYIEEDGNRVNRFWIEL